Proteins encoded together in one Bos indicus isolate NIAB-ARS_2022 breed Sahiwal x Tharparkar chromosome 25, NIAB-ARS_B.indTharparkar_mat_pri_1.0, whole genome shotgun sequence window:
- the CCL24 gene encoding C-C motif chemokine 24 yields the protein MAGPVTMATSLLLLALCIAPADSVTLPSSCCITFISKKIPESRVISYQLTNRSICPQAGVIFTTRKGQKFCGNPKLPWVQKYVKNLDAKQKKASARTRVMSTTAPFWRHLANSTFI from the exons ATGGCAGGGCCCGTGACCATGGCAACCAGCCTCCTCCTCTTGGCCCTGTGCATTGCCCCTGCAG ACTCCGTGACACTCCCCTCTTCCTGCTGCATTACCTTCATTTCCAAGAAAATTCCTGAGAGCCGAGTGATAAGCTACCAGCTTACCAACAGGAGCATCTGCCCCCAGGCAGGAGTGAT CTTCACCACCCGGAAGGGCCAGAAGTTCTGTGGCAATCCCAAGTTGCCGTGGGTCCAGAAGTATGTAAAGAACTTGGATGCCAAGCAGAAGAAAGCCTCCGCTAGGACCAGGGTGATGAGCACTACAGCCCCCTTCTGGAGACACCTGGCCAACAGCACCTTCATCTAA